A window from Aquiluna borgnonia encodes these proteins:
- the rsmI gene encoding 16S rRNA (cytidine(1402)-2'-O)-methyltransferase translates to MLILAATPIGNLSDASLRLRQTLEQAEHIAAEDTRTLKQLASALGIKLHARLYSLHEHSDQNRTDQLTALAQAHDLVVVSDAGMPTISDPGYQLVRDCAALDIEIVVIPGPSAVISALAVSGLPTDRFSFEGFLPRKQGERLKAFQELAQESRTMVFFEAPHRILDSLEDAASVFGEGRPATVSRELTKKFEHTERGTLADLISWAKTEPKGEMVLVIAGAGPKTYSLADLGAQALELQAEGMGLSKACAQLASATGVSKSAIYAEALARKA, encoded by the coding sequence GTGTTGATTCTTGCTGCAACTCCCATCGGTAATCTTTCTGACGCTTCACTGCGACTTCGCCAAACCCTGGAGCAGGCCGAGCACATCGCAGCCGAAGACACCAGAACTCTGAAGCAGTTAGCCTCAGCGCTGGGCATCAAACTGCACGCCAGGCTTTACAGCCTTCACGAGCATTCTGACCAGAACCGGACCGATCAGCTCACCGCGCTCGCCCAAGCTCATGATCTGGTTGTGGTGAGTGATGCTGGTATGCCGACCATCTCAGATCCGGGTTACCAACTGGTTCGCGACTGTGCTGCACTGGACATCGAAATAGTTGTCATTCCAGGCCCATCGGCTGTGATATCGGCGCTCGCGGTCTCGGGTTTGCCAACTGATCGGTTTAGCTTCGAGGGCTTTTTGCCCCGCAAGCAGGGGGAGCGCTTGAAGGCATTCCAGGAACTGGCTCAGGAATCTCGGACCATGGTGTTCTTTGAGGCACCTCACCGCATTTTGGATTCACTCGAGGATGCCGCCAGTGTTTTTGGTGAGGGCAGGCCGGCAACAGTATCCCGTGAGCTCACCAAGAAATTTGAGCACACCGAGCGCGGGACATTGGCAGACCTAATCAGCTGGGCTAAGACCGAACCCAAGGGAGAGATGGTTTTGGTAATTGCGGGAGCGGGACCAAAGACCTACTCCCTGGCAGATCTGGGGGCCCAGGCTCTCGAGCTGCAGGCCGAGGGCATGGGTTTGAGCAAGGCCTGCGCTCAACTAGCTAGCGCCACCGGGGTGTCAAAGAGTGCAATCTACGCTGAGGCTTTGGCCCGCAAAGCCTAA